The DNA region GCAAAAAATGGGATAAAATTTTAGTGATGGTGGAGACGGGATGAGTGGGTTTGAAGATTTTTTGTGCAGAGGAGAGGACAGAATCAAAGGAATTCAATGGTAATGGCATTTTTCTACTAATTTAGACTGGAATGACCATCTCTTTCGGTTATATGCTCACCGGAGATGTGAAGAAGATAGATGGCAATTTGATCTTCATTTTGCCATCAAGGTATTAAACCATGAGTAAAAGTTTTTTGGCAAAtttactcaaatgactaccttattgtagATTCCTACCATTTGTAACTacccttttaaatattaccatttgtagctacattttggCAAAATAGTGTATGTTTTCGCGTGTATTTGTCGCCAATAAATACATGAGaacaaggtaaaaaaaaaaaacacgatctttgattttagcctttaatggtggagctattaaattagatattaatatatatatatttttgatgtattttagtgatttttttttatgtatttcagtgattttttgatttttttttgccaTAATGTATTtccgtgtcttttttttttatgtatttcagtgatttttttaatgtattttactgatttttttttttatgtatttcagtggccttttttgatgtattttaaatatattgtgtacattccaactactatgaagccaaatatattcaaatttttgtgtatttgaatggatttcaacatatacattcagatacaagaccaAAAAATTCAAATACGTGACAAATACATTCAACAAAATAATGTATTTggctattaacaaaatacactaaaaaatgcactcaaaaatacaaagacaaatacattaaaaaataatgtatttgtgagatgtagatttttgaatgtatttgtatttggcttttaacaaatacacatggccatatctgagacactaccaccaccaaaaaaccctaatctctctaacaccaccaaaatcctaatttgagacaccaccaccaccaaaacccAAAtatgagacaccaccaccaccccAAAACCCCAATCTTTCCATCACcaacaaaaccctaatctctccacctctaCGTCATCTTCTCCGCCGCCATCTCAAAATCAGTCCATCACCGCCGCCACCAACAATGCACATGACCAGATCTGCAgagtgaagagagagagaggggtgagcacagagggagacggagaagagagagaggggcggcggagagagagaggggtgagcacaAAGGGAGAGGGGGACGGTGCTgccatggtggtggtggttgagagaaggggagagagattttttagggttttgagaaatgaaaaatctgaaatgggtagtgattgagaaaaaagaaagatatatgtgtttgAGTATGTATTTTTTGATATAGCTaccatttgtaatttagaaaagttaattagctactaaatataattaaataaaaggatagttaatattaataattaagtcttaaaagaagctacaatgagtaaaaatttcaaattttttatACATGTATAGTATACAAACTCATGATAATATTAGATGAGAGAATTCTACATGTTCTGTCACGAATTAGTTTCTATTATTTAAAAGTTTGTTAATTTGTGTTTCTAAGTGTTCGATAAATTGACAAGAATAAGGCTTAATTGCTAATAATTGCAAATGTCCTTTATCCTTTTGGAAACAGAAGCACTGGATTCTTAAAGCTCTTTAAACTACGTTCTCGCCTTACCATTTAAACAAACTTCTTAGTTCTTCCAATTTAATACGGTTAGCCACAATTTACATCCGTTCTACATTGACTATAGTGGACCAATTTTAATTGCATTTTACTGAACTAAAGTTTCATCTAAAAAAATACTCCAAATCCCATACTAGTAGTCATGTTTCGCTTCTCGCGAGTCATACTATGTGAACTTCAACTAGCATTTTAAATTATGATTTCCCATCAAATTAACATGAAATTTTTTTATAATATGTAGTACTTATAGATAGTTTTtgtaatatttaaattttaaatactGAATTGATCTGATTCAATTTAACTTAAAAAATAGTCAAATTGACTTTTAAAAATGGAAGCATGACAACTAATTTGGGATACAGCCACTATTCAGTATAAAAGGGCAAATGCCATGTAAGTTACTACGATAAACTCACATAATGGTTCACTGACGTACATAGAGTAATTAAAGAACAGGAAACCATCATGACTTAATATGCACCGAAGAAGAAATCCACCAAAGGTTGCAGAAAGAAATTTTCCTAACTTTTCTCCTAACTAAAGGAGGGCATGTTCTAATGAAACCAATAAGTTACTTAGCATACATTTCTATGAAGTTTTGGATGCCAGAAGAGCTCGTATACCTTATGGTGCTAGATTGGTAATAATAAGCAGCTCTTTGCTTAAAATTCCTAAGAGAGATCATCAATTCAAGCCTTAGTGGACAAATTGCCTGGTATTTGTGCTAGTGAAATACACCAGGTACCCCCAAAGAATTAGTTGAGGTGCGAAGAGAAACTGACACGGACACcacgaattaaaaaaaaatactgacTAAATAGTGATGAATGAAGCAATGAATTGGGCAGTGCATTAGTTGAGAAAGATGCTAAATGCAAGGTGTTTCTGCAATCAAAAGAGATTCGTATAAACCTGATAAAGTGCTGAAACAACACAGATGGTAAAATTGTTGGGCAAAAGACAAAATTCAGAGTTCAATACAATAAGAAGTCAAGTTTGTAATATGATGGCTCACAGTTTTGTACCGTTCGAACCTTCGCTAGGATGTTTCTACCAACATCTACTGTATACCTATCACCTCCACCAACAACAGGTATCCTATCCTCCAAGGCTAGGGTAGAAGAGAAGAAAAAATCAACTAGTGTTTGTCTCACAATTATTCAGGCAAAACGACATTCACTATAACATCTTAATCACATGTGAAATGTCAAAATTCAGGGTTCAATACAATAAGAAGTCAAGTTTGTAATATGATGGTTCACAGTTTTGTACCATTCGAACCTTCGATAGGGGGTGTTTCTACCAACATCCACTGTATGCCTATAACCTCCTCCAACAACAAGTATCAGGTAACTCTATCCTCCAAGGCTAgggcaaaagagaagaaatcaaCTAGTGTTCGTCTCACAATTATTCAGGCAAAACGACATTCACTATAACATCTTAATCACCTATGAAATGCCACCATCACTACAACTAGAATTCTTCTATACGTGTTGAAATTCTAAACCAGGAAGCATATAACAAAACAAGTCGGATTGATCTAAGAGATACATCAAGGAGCAAACTCTGTTTTCACTTCAGAAATGGAGAAGCTATTTCCAAAGGAATGGTATAGGTTGCCAAATGTACTATAATTATACTACACTAAATAGATTCAGATTCAGTCACATTTTTTTCAACTATTAATTTCTTTCCCAGAGGAAAGCAAGTCATATCTTGAAGGCCAAGCAGGCGCATGCAGCACAACATACAGGCAAGAAAGATTTATAAAAACAAAACACTAGCAGAAAAAACCAACCATGAATCAGTAATCTAAAAGCTAAAAACAAGAAGAATTCCACAAAAACACAATTTATGATTATCAAAATTTTAAATTGAATTATGTATTATATGCATGCCAAATGGTTTCTCCTCAACGAATGAGCTTCGTTTTCTCGTTTACACCTAAATTTTTAGCTCATTTGAACTTTCCTTCAGTCCAAACAATGGCAATTGCACACAGAAATATGTCCAAACTGATAGTAAAAACCAAACGATGTGCAAGGCCAAAACGCACAATACAAATTCACAAAAATAAAATctaattcatgattcatattgcagttatttaataaaagtttAAATCCAAAACATAAAGCTCACTTCAAAATCCTTCTCAGAACTTCAAAACCATAGCATCAAAGTACTCAAAATCAGCAGTAAAACAGAAGCATAAACGAAATCTAACGGTATGATTTCTGGAACCTAGAACGAGCACCACGACCACCAAACTTCTTGGGCTCACATCGTCGAGGATCAGCAACAAGCAAAGTCCTATCATATCGCACAAGTATATCCTTAATCTCCTTCTTAGATTGTTCATCAACATACTTCTGGTAAAACGCAACAAGTGCCTTCGCGATGGATTGACGAATAGCGTAGATTTGTGAAGTGTGACCTCCCCCTTTCACACGGATCCTCATATCTACTCCAGCAAAACGGTGTCGTCCTAACAGTAAAATAGGTTCGACGGCCTTGTACCTGAGAAATGATGTCATACAATTATGCAGTTAATGAAGGGGCAATCTTAAGATGGAAAATAACATTAGGTGCAAATTAGGTCCACTAGACGGATGGGGGTATCTGTGAGCCATTTCAAATATGTTGAGAACATTTTTGATAAAACGGGTGGAAGGAGAAACAAATTTGATCGAATACGCGAAAGAAGAGCATTTTTGAGCCATTTTTAATACGTTCAGGACATTTTTGACACTTTAACATTTAAATAATATAATCTGATTGTGTATAAAACaaaagggaaattttcaaaaataaacaATGCATCTACTTAGTACAATCATAtataaataaatttggtccaataGACGGACACGGTTTTTTTGAGCCATTTCTAACACATTAAGAGCATTTTGCAATTTTGATTCACTAGGTGGTAGAAGGACATTTTTAGCCAATTATAATGCACTAAGGGAATTTACAACCATTTTCGTTTAAATTATATAAGTTGATAGTGTATAAAATAGGGTTAATAGCACTTTTTGTCCCTCAATTATTGGCAAATTCTAATTTTCTGACTAAGCACAGTTAACTTCAATTAATTGAAATGCGCACTTTTGATCACAATATTCACAAATTTACCACAACCATTAGTCATTCCACCACTTAATCACTCATGTATTAAGTTAAGGTTGTACTGTTACTCCACATTTGACAGTAGTATAAGTTCTAAAAGTAGTTAAATGACAACATACTCCTTACATAAAAGGACTAAAAACACACATTTCTCTTAATTGAAGGCTAAATATGCTGCGTCACATATCAGAAGTACCAAAATCAGAATATACCTATAATTTAGGTACCAAAAATACTATTAACCCAAAAATTTATACACGGATACCGCAGATTCGCATATCTACTCCAACAAAACGGTGTCGTCCTAACAGTAAAATATGTGAAGAGCATTTTTTATCGGAATGAGAGGCAAATATGATCGAATATATGGAAGAATAGCATTTTTGAGCCATTTTGAATACATTAAGTACATTTTTGACACGTTTAACACGGATAAACGATGTGGTTGTAAGAGTAAAAGTAGGTTACCTGAGAATTTCAGGTTGGACAAGCTCGATAGGAACACCGTTGATTTTGATCAAACCTTTACCACGCTTGCAGTGTGTTACTGCTACTGCTGTCTTCTTCCGCCCGAAACATTGTACTGATTCCGCTGTTGCCGCCGCCGCCTCCATCTTGTTGCTCTTCTTCTCTTCTCTGCTTTGCTTTTGCTTTGGGAGAAATGGCTAACCCTAGGTCTGGAGGTTTTTAAGGGTGAAACGAGGGAttaaatattagggttttctttTGGGCTTTCAGATTTGTTGAGTAGTGAGTTTGGGCTACCTACTTGGGTTTTATTTGTGGGCCGAATCCTGTAATCAGTAAATAATTGGATTAAATTGGCAAATAAGCAAATGTTAGTCATTAATTTAAATGTTATTTAACATTTAGCCTTTTTCTAACACGATTTTGGATAAAAATACTCCACCTGAAATACAAATGCTCTAGCAAAACGTGTTTAAGTTCGAAGATTTGACAATTCATGGAATTTGAACTGATAAATGTTCAAACTCCAATAGTTGTTTTTGGAGTTCTTCCGCGTTTTAAGAAGTGGTATTTTGTTCCAAATATATCTTTTGTGTCAAAGAATTGACTATTTTTTTAAGTACATTTCAAACTGTGGCTAAATACTAATAATTGGTTTAAAGTGGCCATACCATATAATTTTTTTCATAATAGTTTTGTGGGAAAGTCTATTCAATGTCATTTAAGGCGCAACCACTTCTTAAAATTTTTGTATCCATAGCAGTTAAGGGTTTCTAACATTAATATCACAATTGTTGCAGGCTTCAAGAAGTGGACCTCCAATTTCGAATATGAAATATGAGTTTTAATCGAGTATAGTTGGAAAAACGTGTTTCTTCTTCCAACGGCAATTGTATGCAAGATTTCAATGAGTAAATTAACAAAACCACATGAAAATCACCAAAATCGCAAACATGAAAACTGTGGATCATCAATTTCAACTATGAAAAGTAAGTTTAAATCAAATGAGTGTtagtgaaaattttgaaaaattggAAAGGATGAAGATTAGCTATATAAACTGCCAAAATCTTTGCGTATTAATAGAAAATACGAAAACTACCCATAAAAAGGATGATAGGTTAAATTATGGGTTTTTAGTCTTACGTATGAAAATATCGGCTATTAATCTAACGGGTGGATTCGACTCCTCTCCATAAAAATAGGAGTATATTTATGGACAAGATGATATGTAGCttaggaggtcacgggttcgagtcgttgaaacaacctcttgcagaaaAGACTGCGTaaaatagacccttgtggtccggccctttcgCGAACCCCGCGCATAGTGGAGTTTAGTGCACCGGGCTGGCTTTTTATAATATGTAGCTTAGATTGTGGGATTAAtaaaaaaattggaagaaaattaTATTAATTATCTAAACCATGATTAGGGCCTTGTATTAATCAATTAAATCATAGCCATTAATTTTAACCTATGTCATGTATCTTAAATCCAAGTAAGAACTTGAGGAAGATGGAGAGAAGAGAAAAGGAGAAGAGCCGACAAAAACTTGGCGAAGAGAAATGGAGAAGAGCTGGTTCGCTAACCGATTGGATTTCAAGCCTTGATAAAAAAATTGGGTCATGAAGCTGCTTTTTGagttttaaataatatttttaaagaaGTTGGGTGATTTTCCGCCAACTTCATCAAATTTAATTGCCAATAATGATATTTAGGGAATTaagtgatttttttattttttatttttttaaacccCTCCCCGAGGAGCTCCCTCCTTTGCTCCATTGGTGATCCGAACTCGCAACCTTCGGGTTGAAAGTGGAGGGCgcttaccatctgagcaacccCTCTTGTCGGAATTAAGTGATTGACTTTGTAGCTAGAAAAATAAAATTGTTTTGATTTTACTATAAATATATTAGTATTAGTTAAGTGATCTTTTGTGTAATTCTCTTTATTTCATCATGGCAAGAATAGAGGAATGTTGTTTAAACAACCGAGCAAAATAATATAAAGTATAATATTTCACCTGATACTGTCTACCACCTAATGTATCGAGTAAGTCTTTTTACCAAAATTCAGACATATGGAAAtaagttttctattttttttctttaatctcTAATGAGATTTGAACTTAATTGCATCCCGTGATTTTTACTTACTTCATCGACCCTTTGGATGCATGCAACCGAATAAAGCCTAGCGTATTACCAGTTTACATCATTACATTTTGCACCACGAAAGGGTGTTTTATGATGAATAGAATTTCTTCACTCTTAATTAGAGTTTTGAGTTAAGATCCTCAAAATGGAGAAACCTCCAATAACAAGTGATCTCCCCTTTAATTAGTTTTATGCAGTGCGATCCGAATTAATCAGACCAGTAAATATTAAATACAAAGTGGTTATAAAAAAACATCCTGACACTTTGTGTTTGCACATCAAAGTAATTTTCAAACAAACGCATAACTTTTCATTGTGAAAAAGAAAAGATAAGAATTCATGGATGCAGCTATCCGACGTGGGAGATCAGAAGTTGGAGACTTCTTTCTTGTTGATTGAGACTAGAGTTGAATCTGGTCAAACGATCTTAATATTAATTGATTTGAAGGAAATTGCATGTTACCACCCGTTTTCTGGTTCAATTatgcttttttcctttttttttttaacaaagctTAAGTTAAGAATTTGCATGAGTTTTCTAATATAATAATAGCTACACCTATAAATATGATTTTCACTGTCCAACATAAATATTattgtttaaccttaaaacggagaacaattaaatttatgcgtgatgtcaaagatatgtggctaaattcaattcaAGATTAGATGGCAAGATATATCAATTAGTGAACAGAGAAGCAGATCTGACCAACTTATTAAGTGTGTCTGGCCTTGGGTATAGAAACCGAGGTCGATACCCTTTGTTACGAACTTGCACGAggtataataaaaatgaacttaagAACAGATGGGAATGGGTTTAATAGGATTCTTATAATTGTTAATGTAAACTATTTCTCTCCTTGTTATTGCCAACCCCTTTCATGAATGATAACCTcccctttatatagtagaggagtttcaaccctagtacaattctaaataaagcAAGTAAATCTGGTGACAGCTGTTTTGCCGAGATCGACGCCGAAATATCCGGTTGAGGACGGATATTTCGGTCTCCCACTGATGGCAGTCAATCGCCCTTCCTTTATCGCTTCATCCCGACCCAAACTCGAAGCCTCGTTCCTGGTGAGACGGTCGTACCATGACCGAGCATGACCGTAATAACGGGAAACTGAGCGTGCAcgtatcctcggttttacccgtatataGATAGTCCCCCCATTTCCTGAGGTACAATTATTGACGGCGGGGAATGGACCCAAATAAACTGAGCAGCCGCCTCCAATTTCCTAGGACGGGACCTTTAAGTCAACCCTCACTCTGCCCGATGCTAGGTCATTATTACCCAGCCGCCAAATCTTTTTAGGGAATCCTCCTTGTATCAGAATCCTTGATACGCTACAAGATCTCTTAAATCTCTTTCTATATAAAGCCCACGTCTTCTTTCTCTTCCATGCATCTGCACTTCTTCAAACCTCACTTTGTTCCACTTCAAAACCTACTGATATTCCTGTATTGAGCCCATAATACTCTTCGGATCTTCAATCTTCT from Lycium barbarum isolate Lr01 chromosome 10, ASM1917538v2, whole genome shotgun sequence includes:
- the LOC132614058 gene encoding small ribosomal subunit protein uS9-like — protein: MEAAAATAESVQCFGRKKTAVAVTHCKRGKGLIKINGVPIELVQPEILRYKAVEPILLLGRHRFAGVDMRIRVKGGGHTSQIYAIRQSIAKALVAFYQKYVDEQSKKEIKDILVRYDRTLLVADPRRCEPKKFGGRGARSRFQKSYR